GTGGCCGTTTTTCACGTATTTTTACgttaaattattgtttcatatttaccAAATCAGTTACAATAAAGTGGGAGGCATTCGGTAGGCATTCACCAGTAGAATTTACGTACAAAGTACAATTTCTGCAATATTTTTCAGGGTGTTTTATGAACGAGTTAACGAGGCGTTTACGGTATGTGGAAACGCAACTTACTCTTCGTgttctttatattttacattcgtCATGCTTCGATAGATTTGTAATATGCACAGCTGACAAATACCACAAGCAGaccatacataattatatcgaATTAAATGCCTTACCACAGCTGAGTTGAACCTAAATGCAGTTGTCCATGTACCTGCAGGTACGCAAtgtataatttgatttaaataagtatGTAATTTTACAGGTTCAGTTTTGAATACGTGTCAGTTTGTCTTAACAATGagatcataaatttaaaaaataataagttcaAGCTGAAATAAACATTCACGTGTCTTTCGTAATTTCATTGAATGATATTAGTCATAAATTTTCTTTTGCAGTAGCTCAATTATTCACCTCAGGTAACGGCCGCAATAAACCAAATAAACCATATAATAATGGAGCCTATTGTGCACCTTTATAATGTAAAACTTGGTGACTTGGGAGTGCTCACTACAGCCTAAACCATAACAAATGTCTCATGTGATTCGGCACATTACACATGGGCccttaaatgtttgaattatgaACCATGGTAACCCTTGTATCTCTTTGATATACTACTGTGTCTTCCGCTCTGTTGTATCTTCCGCACAACAAAAGTACCCCCAATGGAAATGAATTAAGAGTTCTTTCATGGGTTATATAGGAAAGCAATTTACGTTTCTTAATAACATACATACCAAACATGTATCAAATGTATGGACTACAACGAGATTTAGAGGTTATAATGTGCAACATGATGTCCTTTTtcatagtttttatttttttcaagaaaaaaacaatacatacaagcACTACAGTACGGTTTAATGGTTACAGTGTAGTTTATACGTGAACGTAGATAGCCAGATAATCGGCGCGCTCGAACTGACTTCTCTCCCAAACATCAGCAGAGTTCATGTCAGAGTAGACGAACTGTGGGTAACGGACGTGTTTGTCCATCGCACAAACCCCTTTCTCCTCAACTACGGCAAAGTGGCCAACGTCGCCAGCACACCCAGCATACTTCTGATTGATAAAGAACCTCCGCAGCACCCGGCCGTCGTCCGTACCAATGACCGAGAAGAAATTGAATGTAGCGGACGGTGTGAGATCAGACCAGGAGGATTCCAGGATTTTGGTCTTATCAAACCAGCTCGTAATCGTGCTACCGACGCCGTTAAAAACAATGTACGCCGTCTCAATGTTGTCTTTGTAAAGTGCAAATTTCACGTGCTTGATCTTTAAAGATGTCCAGCTATGATCAAGATTTGCTTCCCGGAAATGGGTAGTGTAGGATCTGGCCATGTCCAATGGTTTCGTTGTAGATGTGCCTGTCCCTGTGAGGGAAAGTCGTGACACGTTGTGTAATATGacgtttttttaattaattaatcacCATTGAATCATAGATCCTAACAAATTTTAATGTcaccaaaaatgaaaaacactagaaaaaaacatgtaaaaatccACACGTATCTACTTAAactcattttcaataaaaaagtgtttttttctgctaTCAAATACTATTCATTATCTCGCTGCATGATATGTCGCTTAAAACAGTACAGTTGTGATTCTAACCTTTTGTCCATGCCTCGTACACAGTCTGTCCGTTCCCTGCAGAGGCACGGAACACCATTTCCCAGCCGTCCCTTTCCAGATATGGCACCGTCAGGGGGTCCTCTCCATGGGGGGTTCGGACTGTTAAAATTGATTAAGTGTTTTACTAGCAAAAAAACCCATCATGGTCATCATGTTCGATCTATTCACTGTTTGATTTAAACACAGTAACTTTTCAAGGTATTCTTAGTGGTGTAGTATCATGCAAAATGAAAGCAGACAACAAGAAATAATGCAATATCGAATAACTGATTTAACGAACTTTCGTTGCGCTCTTTGAGATATTTTATTACAGAATTCCTTCGCTATGTAAGAGCTCATTGAAAGAAACGACCGGTAATTAACAAAAGCCATCATCAATCCAAAATGCTTGAAAACCATCGACCGAAGACTCTAGGAGACAGCCAGCAAGGTGAGTTAGTTCATCACAAGTCTTAGTATCATTGTAACTAGTGATATACGTTAACATATGATGATGAATTATTCCTACTAGGGCTTAGTTAGCGTCGCACGTCGGTTGTATTTGTTCTGGAGAGATTGCAGTGTATTGTTTGTCTCCTGCAGACGGGCCTCCAATGCAACCAACTTCGTCAGAAGTGCAGTCTGATCGCCTTTGGGGTTCGGCTCTTGTGCCACAGCTAAGCACAACACAACACTCATAGCGATATAAACCCCGATAATTGCCAtctacaaacaaaaacatattattaacacTTTGCATGCAAGATCACATAAATCAAGTTCAATAGTATGTACCTGATGTTGCTTGAATTTACCCATCGTTTTgtggaattaatttaataaaaatagcatTATATCAAAGCAAGTAAGGacaaagttaaaacaaatatcacttaAACATTTCAACTTACGTTTAATCCTTCTACGTTCTAGTGCGTATGGTATGTTGATGGAGAAGAAATACTAATATAAGTTCATACTCATAAATGGCCCTATATATAATGGACTACATCCGGTTTATGAGATGTTGTTGATGAATAAAAGTGGTTATGGAACACAGAAAGTACAATAACAAACAAGCttcttagaaataaaaacacGCACCTTGATTTACTCTTATTACAATGTACGGTAAACAGTAAATAGCCATAAAACATGTGAACCATATAGGACACTGTCGCTGGTATCATTtgtcattgttaattttaatgctAAACGGATTTAGAgtgctttttttaatattagttttttcTTCTAGATATGCAACTctatcattttaattgaaaattcgTAGTAGACACGATGATTTGTTTACAGGTAACAcgatatattataaataagaCTCGACATTTAACGACAATTTTGTAGCGTATATAGGTGCAGACGAATTAGAGGAtgataaattgataaatgatcAAATATAAAAGGAAGGAAATATAGACGCCTTGACAAATATTTTTCCGATCTTTCTTTGTAAAACATGTCagaaatactttgaaaatacatgtagGTCATATCTTCAGAATTTTTATAATACTCATTCTAATTAGAAGGATTGGTAGAATACCGGcggaaattattattattattattattattattattattattattattattattattattattattattattattataaaaattgcaGCTTTTAATGATAAGAAGGATTGTGAATATGAGTGTACACAATccaataattaagaaatataaaataccactgagggtcatatgacattataaggaccggccagtcagccaccgtatgatgaaagagcggaaacaaaagaaaattgtcgaaaactgacataatcttggtatcgatgtgtgcaatgcattgaaacttacttactgaagtaccacatagttattaataattttttcgcagtgttttcgtatttttcaaattaaaaaaagattactggctatgtctacctagtagaattcattccttatgcgtgattggctagtctatgttatcacgtgatattaccaagctaggttatagcttaattatatcACTCGTAGAGAGAAAGCCTGCGTTGCTCATTGGATACAACGCTAAACTGCAGTTTtgggcgacaccggttcgaacccggtctttGACaccattatgtttttttttttaattttgatattcttttttacaattctgaTATCAacgagaaaaacattttatttaataattgtcctgagactctttacagaaaaaaacattttttggtgccaatctggtgtacagtccctttaaaaaggAATTTGTGTACGGCTGATCCGTAATATCCTTAAATCTTTCTCACACAAGATAGGAAAGAAGAACATATGTTGCTCTTTCAATGACATTAGGCATATGAATGCATTGATAGGGGGCGATTCAGTTATTAGTTTATCAAACTTGGTGTTGATGGACACATTTTTGTCCTTGCTGTGGTATATGTATAGTGATGTGAAAATGGGTTTAGTATATTGGTTCGATGTCAGATTTCTTTGACAgtaaaaatgtcttttttacAATAGGAAATCACATCCTCTATTTGTTTTGCTATCTCCTCCTCATTGATTCTGAACTTCATTGACAATTGATGCAATTTTCGCGGAGCCATACAGGGATCTTAATGATGAGAAACAGAGTAGAAATTAGGAAgtgaaaattatcatttaattatcCGGTTTCGCGGACCTTAGTATTCTTTTGTTATGGATGTATTCGTTCCCATGTTTAAAGATAGTGATAGGTACATATAGCAGGTTTGCGGGCTAACATGGATACACATCACCCTTGCTTTTGTATCATAAAGTAAAGGAAATGGTAAAGATATCAATTTACATTCtttgcttaaaaataacaaatatagaaatatataataaataaactttatgtttataacaatatttctaGACAAGTTTggaaatgtacattgtataattcaAACGATATATAAGATCAAGCCTTTTAAGACAAAGCACtcaaatttataaaatcacCGTTAAAGACATCATTCCGTACAAGTTCtgttcaaatcattttattacgcttttgttttccatgtttataaataaaataatgcaaaataagtcatgtttattcatgtgtgcaatatttgtttttgtttagtgTTTATAAAGATAAGCTATTCATTAAAACTCTTACATCTACAACTGCAATTAATCATACTTACGAGTAATGAAAGTGTCTACTCTATCAAGGGCATTCACTTTAAGAGATATCGTTATTTAATTTACGTCATGCTAAcgcaataattattaaagtaaaaatcatGGCCCGTAGCCTCGCTGACAGGCAGCTGCCTCGGTTAAAAGATTCCAAAgccataaaaaaagaaatataaagataaatatttatattcgcctagttcttaaaatatataaaattttacGTTCATATTGTTTAATACGCAATGAGTTATGACGTCCTTTTTCAATATGGCGCTCCAATTTGATTAGCGCGACGCcattaaccaatgatatacggCATTACAAAAGCTATTCTTTCATTCAAGCAAATATTGTCggtgacatttattttaagagCAGATACTCACTTGCAGAAGATACTGATAATTTTTAATCGTCCGGTTAGCGAAGtagttagcgcactcgcttctcacctaggcgacccgaaTTCGATTCTACGCTTGGCGCATGGGAGTTGGGTTTGTGGTTACCAAGCCGGATAAGTGGATTTTATCCGGGTTCTCcgatttcccccacaacacCACACTCTCGTATAAAATTAtgtcaacgagagtgataaatataatgttgtaataacttgtttcacaatcgttgtaaaataaatatgtttaaaacctaaatattttaataaaaatgaatatttgtatgtaaatataaatattgatccCGCTTCTTGGTAATTTGCTTGCTTGCCCTTCTGCGTTCATACAGTATTATTGCACGAAAAAATGCAACCAAtcctttaataaaaatgcaggAAGTATTCCTTAACAGACTAGCTTCTAAATGATTAGTACATAATGGTTAGTACATTATTATACTGCTTAATGTATTTAATGCCTCTTGGAGAAAAGGACACAAACATATGTTGAGCCACTATTTGTTTTTACTGAACCAAACTCATGCTTCGATTGTACTTGGGCAAAAGCCGTTTGCATGCATGCGGCCATATTTTGCTCAAGgttttgttatgttacattttttagtttaattttatCCTCATTTATCACTGTACAAAGCCTCTGTGGCGTTTACAATTAGGGAATGTCGTTGGTGACTTTTTGTACAGGATACGACAACAggatacatttaaatgtttcaatgagtgtgttttgaattttaagagTTTTGGAGTTAAAgtttaataatagttttatgttttaaaacatagttATGCTGGTTTAAATAGCGTTAACAAGGAATCATCAGACGACACATTTGCAGTAGATGTAACAGAATGTCAACACAAGAGACAAAAGCAGGTGCTCGATATACAAAACAAGTTAACTCATTCCGTGCATGCCATTTATCAATGAACAGAGCTGTCGATAGATCGTTAAATCCCaacaataccaaaatgaaaGCAATGGAGGCGTTGAAAAGCTATAGGCGCGACAAGAgttattttcctttattttacagatctaTTTACATActatgaattttaaataaaacaaatgagaGGCCTCAAACGGTATGGTTACAACAGTCCgataagtgcctgtcattacCTAAGAAAaggtgatatattttttaaatacagtaaGCAATGTGATAAACCTCTCCACTAGAATATACGAACATTGCTTTCAACTCGCAACTTTATATTTAGTGTTTTGTAAATTAAGTGAAATCCGATATTTGATGAGGCCGTTTTTTGTTCTATTTATAGTAAATTTAACCATAAGTATACATAAGTATTGCCATATCGCGTTGTTTACGTCTCACAAGGGCTACTATATCCAGTGTATGGTGGTCCATCGTGatattgtattcatataatttcaGTTGATATTATCAACTGCCTGAGTTGAATATGATAATGAAAACTTCGTCACATTTTGTAAGTGTAGCGAAGAAAGATGCCCGTATGCACTTGACTATTGAGTGTACTGGAATATACCTCTTAACCATATTTATGAAAAGTCATTTCATAAGCAATAGTTTAGTGTATTTAGGCGTAAATGGGCGATAAATCACTTCAGGAATGACTGCATCTTTGTCCCGATGATGGAGAATGCATTACGATGGATATCATGGTTGCAAGTTTGTACAAGTGGatgatgtatatatactttGTAAGTCAATACATTTTTCCGTACTGTAGTATTGCTTTCAAACCTTGCATCATTCATTCATAGCTTACTACTTGCAACATCAATTGACAGATTGTTAGTGAATTTCTCTTATTGTTTGCAGAATTTACATACCAATATTCTTTACATCTTTCGTAACGATATAACAcacaatttttacaataaacaccACACAACATATTATTGCACATTACAGACAGTACTAACACAAAGGTCATGTTCAGTATTGAcgtaattttaattgatgttaatCTCATTACGCAATCACCTCTTCAATGCTTTGCGTCATCAAAATCGTTCTTGACACCTTCTTGACCAGTCCCCGAATCCCTCAGTGATTTCAGTAAGTGGATATATTAGTGCATCTCAACATCTCAATATTGTCAAAGCTACACTATTTATATGACGCTCGGCTATGTTAAACCAATGACATGCTTTACCTAGCGAACAAGATCCAACATGATGGAATCTATGATAGGTATATAAAGACGAAGTTTGGTGGTGGAAATAAGTGAACTTCTTTTTGGCAAAAATACTGTTAAATGAAGCAGATTGTTTTCAAGGAAATATAAAGGTAAAATGAGTGTTACGTTTGGCCTTATTTCATATATCTGTAAATACTTACGAGGAACACCTTTTATTATATCCTCAATGACTTTATGGCATGCTTTAGTCTTCCAACAAAATATTGCCGAAAATATACGGTTAAGTTGTTTTGCAGTCTGAAGTTTTCTTGTGGAAAACAAGAAGTTCAAATTTTCAAGACTTCCTGTTGTTTGGAATACTACACCCAGCAATTCCGACGACTCTCATTATTTATGGCGCTTTTAATTCAGTTCGTCGCGCAGACTTTGGTGTACACCCTGTACACATGGTAATTTTAGCTgtaacaaatgttaaacaacCTACCTGGAAGACTTGACGCACATTTCGACGGAATGTCCCCATACAAATAATCTgagaa
The DNA window shown above is from Mya arenaria isolate MELC-2E11 chromosome 6, ASM2691426v1 and carries:
- the LOC128238984 gene encoding uncharacterized protein LOC128238984; translated protein: MVFRASAGNGQTVYEAWTKGTGTSTTKPLDMARSYTTHFREANLDHSWTSLKIKHVKFALYKDNIETAYIVFNGVGSTITSWFDKTKILESSWSDLTPSATFNFFSVIGTDDGRVLRRFFINQKYAGCAGDVGHFAVVEEKGVCAMDKHVRYPQFVYSDMNSADVWERSQFERADYLAIYVHV